A part of Chloroflexota bacterium genomic DNA contains:
- a CDS encoding PadR family transcriptional regulator, translating to MTGDTISEQTQNLVQELRRGVIVLAVLSQLHTEQYGYSLMKCLEDQGMLVDQGTLYPLLRRMEEQGLLESNWRTDTSRPRRYYVLSSFGSQVLSEMKIEWGRIKTTVDNLLENEKENE from the coding sequence ATGACGGGTGACACAATATCAGAACAGACCCAAAATCTTGTTCAGGAGCTTCGCCGGGGCGTGATCGTCCTCGCAGTGCTCAGCCAGCTTCACACGGAGCAATATGGTTACTCCCTGATGAAGTGCCTGGAAGACCAGGGTATGCTGGTTGACCAGGGAACCCTCTATCCTCTCCTCCGCCGGATGGAAGAACAAGGACTGCTGGAAAGCAACTGGCGGACCGACACATCCCGACCTCGGCGCTACTACGTCCTGAGCAGCTTCGGCAGCCAGGTGCTGAGTGAGATGAAGATAGAGTGGGGTCGGATAAAAACGACCGTAGATAATTTGCTTGAAAATGAAAAGGAGAACGAATAA
- a CDS encoding nucleoside phosphorylase: MEKHTLPILEFDATREAILEPSKVVEPVDVPEHCVICFFAEVIESLVKNHGAKVIAHSLSQIGQHPLYEIEYEGQRLAFFHPGIGAPLAIGLLEEMIARGCKKFMVCGGCGVLDRSVAVGHLLIPEAALRDEGVSYHYLPPAREVKMNPAALAAIEKVLKRRGLEYLRTKAWTTDAIYRETRSKAAEYLAEGCLAVEMEAAAFFAVAEFRGVVLGQILYGGDAVLQEDWDGRKWSSRDEIRRNLFWLAAETVMEL; the protein is encoded by the coding sequence ATGGAAAAACACACCTTACCGATCCTTGAGTTTGATGCCACCCGAGAGGCTATCCTGGAGCCTTCCAAAGTGGTTGAGCCTGTGGACGTGCCTGAACATTGTGTGATTTGTTTTTTCGCCGAGGTGATTGAATCACTGGTGAAAAATCATGGCGCTAAGGTGATTGCTCATTCCCTTTCACAGATTGGGCAGCATCCACTTTATGAAATTGAATATGAAGGCCAGCGCTTGGCCTTCTTCCACCCCGGGATCGGCGCACCACTGGCGATCGGTCTATTAGAAGAGATGATTGCTCGGGGCTGTAAGAAATTTATGGTCTGTGGGGGCTGCGGTGTGCTGGATAGGTCCGTGGCCGTTGGGCATCTGTTGATCCCAGAGGCGGCGCTGCGGGATGAGGGCGTTTCCTATCATTATTTGCCCCCAGCTCGGGAAGTGAAAATGAACCCAGCCGCGCTGGCCGCAATTGAAAAGGTCCTGAAGCGGCGAGGGCTGGAATATCTGCGGACCAAAGCCTGGACAACGGATGCCATCTACCGGGAAACCCGCTCCAAGGCTGCAGAATATCTGGCGGAAGGGTGCCTGGCAGTGGAAATGGAAGCCGCAGCCTTTTTCGCGGTGGCGGAGTTTCGCGGCGTGGTTTTGGGACAGATCCTTTATGGCGGGGATGCTGTGTTGCAGGAAGATTGGGATGGACGGAAGTGGTCCTCTCGGGATGAAATCCGCCGGAACCTGTTCTGGCTGGCGGCGGAAACCGTCATGGAACTTTGA
- the trmD gene encoding tRNA (guanosine(37)-N1)-methyltransferase TrmD, with amino-acid sequence MRFDIFSLFPEVFPPYLNTSILKRAQEAGMLQVQTHNIRDWATDRHHTADDTPYGGGGGMVMKPEPIFAAVESVLGSPPECPVILMSPQGRPFTQKIAFELAEQEHLAFLCGRYESLDERIREHLVTDSISIGDYVLTGGELPALVLIDAITRLLPGVLGDPEAPTDDSHATGLLEYPHYTRPPEFRGWGIPDVLLSGNHAEVDRWRRQESLRRTLQHRPDLLLHADLSKKDRAFLKELGYDPTDLNPHQ; translated from the coding sequence ATGCGTTTTGATATATTTTCGCTCTTTCCTGAAGTATTCCCCCCCTATCTTAATACAAGCATCCTCAAGCGCGCCCAGGAAGCTGGTATGTTACAGGTTCAAACCCATAACATCCGCGATTGGGCCACTGACAGGCACCACACCGCTGATGACACACCTTATGGCGGCGGCGGCGGGATGGTGATGAAACCGGAGCCAATTTTCGCTGCAGTCGAATCTGTTCTCGGTTCCCCACCGGAGTGTCCCGTGATCCTCATGTCTCCCCAGGGGCGGCCCTTCACCCAAAAGATCGCCTTTGAGCTGGCAGAGCAAGAGCACCTGGCTTTTCTCTGCGGCCGCTATGAAAGCCTGGATGAACGGATCCGGGAACATCTCGTGACGGACTCAATCTCCATCGGCGATTATGTCCTGACCGGCGGCGAGCTGCCCGCGCTGGTGCTGATTGATGCCATCACCCGGCTGCTTCCCGGCGTCCTCGGTGACCCGGAAGCCCCCACGGATGATTCACATGCCACCGGGCTCCTGGAATATCCCCACTACACCCGCCCACCCGAATTTCGCGGCTGGGGCATCCCGGATGTGCTGCTTTCAGGCAACCACGCTGAAGTTGACCGCTGGCGTCGTCAGGAATCACTGCGCCGAACCCTGCAACACCGCCCAGACCTCCTTTTGCATGCGGACCTAAGCAAAAAGGATCGGGCTTTCCTCAAAGAGCTGGGCTATGACCCAACTGACCTCAACCCTCATCAATAA
- a CDS encoding inorganic pyrophosphatase: MEKQSHFPKPFYRWRPHPWHGLETGPEPPKNVYAFIEITPFDSIKYEVDKETGYIFVDRPQRTSSLPPALYGFIPRTYCGEHVRELSEGALRGDGDPLDICVISERPINRGEIFLKAVVVGVIQLLDHKEADDKIIAVLSNDNIYGQIQDISELPEIIVERLTHYFHTYKMLPGQEQLIKILNVGGHEKAQKIVEAAMLDYQEEFGN; this comes from the coding sequence ATGGAAAAACAAAGCCATTTTCCCAAGCCGTTTTACCGTTGGCGTCCCCATCCCTGGCACGGGTTGGAAACCGGCCCTGAGCCGCCAAAAAACGTCTATGCCTTTATCGAAATCACGCCTTTCGACTCAATCAAGTATGAAGTCGATAAGGAGACCGGCTATATCTTTGTGGACAGGCCCCAACGCACCTCCTCACTACCGCCCGCGCTGTATGGCTTTATCCCCCGCACTTATTGCGGTGAACATGTCCGCGAGCTATCAGAAGGCGCCCTCCGCGGCGATGGTGACCCGCTGGATATCTGTGTGATCAGTGAACGGCCGATCAACCGGGGTGAGATTTTCCTCAAAGCGGTCGTGGTTGGTGTGATCCAGCTCCTCGATCATAAAGAGGCGGATGATAAGATCATCGCCGTCCTGAGCAACGATAATATCTATGGCCAGATCCAGGATATCAGCGAACTGCCTGAAATCATCGTGGAAAGGCTGACCCATTATTTCCATACCTATAAGATGCTGCCCGGGCAAGAACAGCTAATCAAAATCCTCAACGTGGGCGGTCACGAGAAAGCCCAAAAGATCGTTGAGGCTGCCATGCTGGATTATCAGGAAGAATTCGGCAATTAA
- a CDS encoding MFS transporter, which produces METKRTNYLKTFLLGFGFFGVSVIWSVYNAFVPLILDERFGLEAGFIAFIMVLDNIAALIIQPPLGVFSDRLRSPIGRRLPFIVVGAPFAAAMFGIIPSAHALPLFIFSCVTLLLAMAFWRTPVVALMPDITPSGSRSQANGIINLMGGLGTVLATLIGGPLYDINPGYPFYLGGALVVVAALLVLIFIKEPKEYIASKLHLASKGQDTGMDEKVTKNIANVFTQKDKSPMFILLAILFWFIAYNALETFFTLYGVKHLGLASGDSAFQISYIGLVFMIMAVPAGILASKLKRKSVIMAGIVTMIACVVLMYIFPAEILTIQFASLMGSGFYVLSILLMVAGIGWAMINVNSLPMVVDMTDDDHIGTYTGLYYFFSQVAATVGPVIFGWTIQLSGNNYRLMMAIAPLFLVLAFLMMMGVHKGEAKTEVVQQEE; this is translated from the coding sequence ATGGAAACGAAACGAACGAACTACCTCAAAACATTTTTATTAGGCTTCGGTTTTTTCGGCGTAAGCGTCATTTGGTCCGTTTATAACGCTTTCGTCCCCCTCATCCTGGATGAGCGCTTTGGGCTTGAAGCCGGCTTTATTGCCTTTATTATGGTTCTGGATAATATTGCAGCCCTCATCATCCAACCCCCATTGGGCGTCTTTTCCGACCGCTTACGCTCACCAATCGGGCGGCGCTTGCCCTTTATCGTCGTTGGCGCACCTTTTGCGGCTGCGATGTTCGGCATCATTCCTTCCGCCCATGCCCTGCCTCTGTTCATCTTCAGCTGCGTGACCCTGCTGCTGGCGATGGCTTTCTGGCGCACACCCGTTGTGGCACTGATGCCTGATATCACCCCCTCGGGCAGCCGCTCCCAAGCAAATGGGATCATCAACCTGATGGGCGGTTTAGGCACAGTCCTGGCCACGTTAATCGGTGGGCCTCTCTATGACATCAATCCCGGTTATCCCTTCTATCTTGGTGGAGCGTTGGTGGTTGTCGCTGCCCTGCTGGTCCTGATCTTCATCAAGGAACCGAAAGAATACATAGCCTCAAAACTGCATCTGGCCTCCAAGGGCCAGGATACCGGTATGGATGAAAAAGTCACGAAGAATATCGCCAATGTCTTTACTCAAAAAGACAAAAGCCCGATGTTCATCCTGCTGGCCATCCTCTTCTGGTTCATCGCCTACAACGCTCTTGAAACCTTCTTCACACTCTATGGCGTAAAACACCTCGGCCTGGCCAGCGGTGATAGTGCCTTCCAAATCTCCTATATCGGCCTGGTCTTCATGATCATGGCTGTCCCAGCCGGGATTTTGGCCAGTAAACTCAAACGCAAGAGTGTGATCATGGCGGGTATTGTCACCATGATCGCCTGCGTAGTCCTGATGTACATTTTCCCCGCAGAGATCCTGACCATCCAGTTCGCCTCTCTGATGGGTTCCGGCTTCTATGTCCTCTCGATTCTGCTTATGGTGGCAGGCATCGGCTGGGCAATGATCAATGTCAACTCGCTGCCGATGGTCGTGGATATGACGGATGACGATCATATCGGCACCTATACCGGCCTTTACTATTTCTTCTCCCAGGTTGCAGCCACGGTTGGCCCAGTCATCTTTGGCTGGACGATCCAGCTATCCGGAAACAACTACCGCCTGATGATGGCCATTGCCCCTCTCTTCCTTGTTCTTGCTTTCCTGATGATGATGGGCGTCCATAAAGGAGAGGCCAAAACAGAGGTCGTTCAACAAGAAGAATAA
- a CDS encoding radical SAM protein, with protein MERLNYREVTVKGILNPVHGEDDWFGLSYNMNLYRGCEHQCIYCDTRSACYQIENFNDEVLVKINALELLEDALPRKRKVGVIGFGSMNDPYTYAEDQYGLTGKALEIVAKYRFPVHIITKSDRVLKDLATLKRINQVKARVSFTVTTTKDALAARLEPGAPSPSRRLAAMARLAEAGIETGVVMMPILPFIEDSLENIESIVLAAAAHGAAYIIPSFGVTVREGQREHFYRKLDEQFPGVRQQYERAFGTSYFCPARNVRQLERLFTDLCARHKIATRLSPYPPKPAAEQPPLF; from the coding sequence ATGGAACGGTTGAATTATCGGGAAGTGACGGTTAAGGGCATCCTCAATCCAGTGCACGGGGAGGATGATTGGTTTGGCCTGTCCTATAATATGAATCTTTACCGGGGCTGTGAGCACCAGTGCATTTATTGTGATACACGCAGCGCTTGCTATCAAATTGAGAACTTCAATGATGAGGTGTTGGTCAAGATTAACGCCCTCGAGCTGCTGGAAGATGCGCTGCCACGTAAACGCAAGGTGGGCGTGATCGGCTTTGGCTCGATGAACGATCCCTATACCTATGCCGAAGATCAGTATGGGCTGACTGGAAAGGCCCTGGAAATTGTGGCGAAATACCGGTTCCCGGTGCATATCATCACGAAATCAGATAGGGTTCTCAAGGACCTGGCGACCTTGAAGCGGATCAACCAGGTGAAAGCCAGGGTGAGTTTCACGGTTACCACAACCAAGGATGCCCTGGCGGCCAGGTTGGAACCCGGTGCGCCTTCACCCAGTCGCAGGCTGGCAGCGATGGCGCGTCTGGCGGAAGCGGGGATTGAGACCGGTGTAGTGATGATGCCTATCCTGCCCTTCATTGAGGATTCGCTGGAAAATATCGAGTCGATCGTGCTGGCGGCCGCAGCACATGGGGCGGCATATATCATTCCCTCTTTTGGCGTCACGGTGCGGGAGGGCCAGCGGGAGCATTTCTACCGTAAACTGGATGAACAGTTCCCGGGGGTGCGGCAGCAATATGAACGGGCTTTCGGCACCAGTTATTTCTGCCCAGCCCGGAACGTTCGGCAGCTGGAGCGTTTGTTCACTGATCTTTGTGCCCGTCACAAGATTGCGACCAGGCTATCCCCCTATCCTCCAAAGCCGGCGGCTGAACAGCCGCCATTATTCTGA
- a CDS encoding site-specific DNA-methyltransferase, with translation MEAMENKIIFGDNLPVLKDLPSESVDLIYIDPPFNTGKEQSRKQIKVEKDENGDRVGFGGNRYQTEVIGERGYRDYFDDYLGFLEPRLLEAYRILKPTGSLYFHIDYREVHYCKILLDDIFGRDSFLNEIIWAYDFGGRSKTRWPAKHDNILYYVKDPRHYTFNRDEVDRIPYMAPGLVGKEKADRGKFPTDTWWHTIVGTNSKEKTGYPTQKPVGVIKRIVAASSSPGDLVMDFFAGSGTVGEVCLELGRHFILVDNNPQSIVVMQKRFSEVNSIEWVGDLPHSAS, from the coding sequence ATGGAGGCTATGGAAAATAAGATCATATTTGGCGATAATTTACCCGTACTCAAAGACCTGCCCAGTGAATCGGTGGACCTGATTTACATTGACCCGCCATTTAACACGGGCAAAGAACAATCCCGCAAACAGATCAAGGTGGAGAAAGATGAAAACGGGGACCGGGTAGGTTTTGGCGGCAACCGTTACCAGACCGAGGTCATTGGCGAACGTGGGTATAGGGATTATTTCGATGACTATCTGGGATTTCTGGAGCCGCGCCTGCTGGAAGCCTATCGAATTTTGAAACCCACCGGCAGCTTATATTTCCATATTGATTACCGCGAAGTGCATTACTGCAAGATCCTCCTGGATGATATATTCGGGCGGGATTCTTTCCTGAATGAGATTATTTGGGCCTATGACTTTGGCGGCCGTTCCAAAACCCGCTGGCCTGCAAAGCACGATAACATCCTTTATTATGTCAAAGACCCCAGGCATTACACGTTCAATCGGGATGAGGTGGACCGGATTCCCTACATGGCGCCGGGATTGGTGGGCAAGGAAAAAGCCGACCGGGGAAAATTCCCCACAGACACCTGGTGGCATACGATTGTCGGGACCAACAGCAAAGAGAAGACCGGCTATCCGACCCAAAAGCCCGTGGGTGTGATTAAACGGATTGTGGCGGCTTCTTCCAGCCCCGGTGACCTGGTGATGGATTTTTTCGCCGGCAGTGGGACGGTAGGGGAAGTATGTCTTGAATTGGGACGGCATTTTATTCTGGTGGATAACAATCCCCAGTCAATTGTCGTGATGCAAAAGCGTTTTTCGGAGGTTAATTCAATTGAGTGGGTGGGGGATCTGCCTCACTCAGCGTCATAA
- a CDS encoding trypsin-like serine protease, with product MQQVAAGAQKKRKSVSGRSWAVRILTCLLLITLLLPTHPVKAQQSAPSSPQESEGTLVFKNFEDPVPVTHPHPAPCSGADCDFGATAYYKPFTPFITSASDPSPVENPSLWPYAATVKIISHWPSGLTSTCSGTLVDAKYVLTAAHCIFTFILENCSPGDSSCWVDDLEALPAYQDGEAPAGRSGYETILTWTDWTDNQLAEYDLAAIKLRYPLGAQVGWLGAGFFADDTFFTNSTFTIAGYPESAPYHGADMAIWSGQVSVVAASDDLLQLNGNFDAGWDGATLNAENGVAYGVISSVAGGTDIMLTRITYEKFDAIRTFIQDGQPKEDGGNLTTFFVRAGPEWNFPGQALTDLEFILWNYSNSALPYATYLVDIYLSMDNIITTSDTYLGTASYEGTFEANRGVRVILDQPLTLPEVLHGSETCGGTFFIGTIVDFSDANPDDNGANYFQPEPIWVFDSDNSNYLFPIWY from the coding sequence ATGCAGCAGGTTGCAGCAGGAGCTCAAAAAAAGCGAAAGTCAGTATCTGGTCGCTCATGGGCGGTCCGGATTCTGACCTGTCTCCTACTCATCACCCTCCTCCTTCCCACACACCCCGTCAAAGCTCAACAATCCGCCCCCTCTTCCCCCCAGGAATCTGAGGGGACGCTGGTTTTTAAGAACTTTGAGGACCCCGTCCCAGTAACCCACCCCCATCCGGCTCCCTGTTCGGGTGCGGATTGTGACTTCGGTGCAACGGCTTACTACAAACCCTTCACACCTTTCATCACCAGCGCATCCGATCCCTCCCCAGTAGAAAACCCTTCGCTCTGGCCCTATGCCGCCACGGTGAAGATCATCTCGCACTGGCCCTCGGGTCTGACCTCCACCTGTTCCGGCACGCTGGTGGACGCTAAATATGTGCTCACTGCCGCCCACTGTATATTCACCTTCATTCTGGAGAACTGCAGTCCGGGCGACTCCTCCTGCTGGGTGGATGATCTCGAGGCTCTTCCTGCCTATCAAGACGGCGAGGCCCCAGCAGGCAGAAGCGGTTACGAAACCATCCTGACCTGGACCGATTGGACTGATAATCAACTGGCTGAATATGACCTGGCAGCGATCAAACTGCGCTATCCTCTCGGCGCACAAGTCGGCTGGCTGGGCGCTGGATTTTTCGCTGATGATACTTTCTTCACCAACAGCACCTTCACCATCGCCGGCTATCCAGAATCAGCGCCCTATCACGGCGCAGACATGGCCATCTGGTCCGGGCAGGTCTCGGTTGTTGCTGCTTCCGACGACTTATTACAGTTGAACGGTAATTTTGACGCCGGTTGGGACGGAGCCACCCTGAACGCGGAAAATGGTGTTGCCTATGGTGTCATTTCCTCGGTGGCTGGCGGCACAGACATCATGCTTACACGAATCACTTATGAGAAATTTGATGCGATCCGCACCTTCATCCAGGATGGGCAGCCCAAAGAAGATGGCGGCAATCTAACCACCTTCTTTGTACGGGCTGGGCCTGAGTGGAACTTCCCCGGCCAGGCGCTGACCGATTTAGAGTTCATCCTCTGGAATTACTCCAATTCCGCCCTGCCCTATGCAACGTATCTGGTGGATATCTACCTTTCCATGGACAACATCATCACAACAAGCGACACTTACCTAGGCACAGCCAGCTATGAAGGGACTTTTGAAGCCAATCGGGGTGTCCGGGTGATATTGGACCAGCCACTCACCCTCCCCGAAGTGCTGCATGGTTCTGAGACCTGCGGTGGGACATTCTTCATTGGCACCATCGTTGATTTCAGCGATGCCAACCCAGACGATAATGGCGCTAATTACTTCCAACCTGAACCCATCTGGGTTTTCGATTCGGATAATTCCAATTACCTATTCCCCATTTGGTATTAA